The proteins below are encoded in one region of Spirochaetota bacterium:
- a CDS encoding amidase family protein: IYTVNINLAGVPAISMPCGFSKSGLPIGIQIIGGHFEEKKILNIAYTLEQALSIDNLIREI, translated from the coding sequence TATATATACCGTTAACATAAATCTTGCAGGTGTTCCTGCAATATCTATGCCATGTGGTTTTAGTAAATCAGGATTGCCTATAGGAATACAAATAATAGGAGGGCATTTTGAGGAAAAGAAGATATTGAATATTGCATATACATTGGAGCAGGCATTAAGTATAGATAATCTAATTAGAGAAATTTAG